A DNA window from Syntrophorhabdaceae bacterium contains the following coding sequences:
- a CDS encoding aldehyde dehydrogenase family protein: MARAYKMYINGEWTGASDGAVYDDYNPYTGEVFAQVPAGKRVDALVAINAARTAFPAWSKTLPAERQALFLKAADILEKKQMDIVEILAEETGCTFGFAMFQTMFTPGLLREAAAQVHGPIGEIIPGDLPGAFNMAIRQPVGVVAGIGPWNAPLILSLRSICLPIAYGNTTVLKSSTESSVAGGVVLAEVFHEAGFPKGVFNLVTNGPGASAEIGDEFIENPAVRRISLTGSSEVGRILAEKAGRYLKRVALELGGQNPMIVLADANIDNAVNAAAFGAFLHQGQICMSTRRIIVERAAAKEFTEKFAKKVSAFKVGNPKEPDTIIGPLINRQQFDKVKTSIESAIKDGAKVVCGNAYEGLCCSPTVLTNVKLGSPFCCEETFGPVVSVIEVESVEQAVSIANDTMYGLSASVFTGDFMKGLEIAERIESGIVHVNDQTVHDEPQVPFGGIKDSGWGRFGGKAALEEFTELRWISVQRTPRQYPF; the protein is encoded by the coding sequence ATGGCGAGAGCGTATAAGATGTACATAAACGGCGAGTGGACCGGCGCGTCGGATGGGGCGGTCTACGACGACTATAACCCTTATACGGGCGAAGTTTTCGCCCAGGTCCCGGCGGGGAAGCGGGTCGATGCCCTGGTCGCGATCAACGCGGCCCGGACGGCATTCCCGGCCTGGTCTAAAACCCTTCCCGCGGAGCGGCAGGCCCTGTTTTTGAAAGCCGCCGATATCCTCGAAAAGAAACAGATGGATATCGTGGAAATCCTTGCGGAAGAGACGGGATGCACATTTGGCTTTGCCATGTTCCAGACCATGTTTACCCCGGGGCTGCTTCGTGAGGCGGCGGCCCAGGTCCACGGACCTATTGGAGAGATAATCCCCGGGGACCTCCCGGGCGCCTTCAATATGGCAATCCGGCAACCGGTGGGCGTGGTGGCGGGCATAGGTCCCTGGAATGCGCCCCTTATCCTGTCGCTCCGCTCCATCTGCCTGCCCATAGCCTACGGCAACACCACGGTACTTAAATCCTCGACCGAATCGTCGGTGGCGGGAGGCGTGGTCCTCGCCGAAGTCTTTCATGAGGCGGGTTTCCCCAAAGGCGTCTTCAATCTCGTGACCAACGGCCCCGGCGCGAGCGCAGAAATTGGGGACGAGTTCATCGAGAACCCCGCAGTGCGGCGCATCAGCCTCACCGGCTCGAGCGAGGTGGGTCGTATCCTGGCGGAAAAGGCGGGCAGATACCTGAAGCGGGTCGCCCTCGAGCTGGGCGGCCAGAACCCCATGATCGTTCTTGCGGACGCGAATATCGACAATGCGGTAAATGCGGCGGCCTTCGGCGCCTTCCTTCACCAGGGCCAGATATGCATGTCAACGCGACGCATCATTGTCGAGAGGGCGGCGGCAAAAGAATTTACGGAGAAATTCGCAAAAAAGGTCTCCGCCTTCAAGGTCGGCAATCCCAAGGAGCCCGATACGATCATCGGCCCCCTCATCAACCGGCAGCAGTTCGACAAGGTGAAGACGAGCATCGAGTCGGCGATAAAAGACGGTGCCAAGGTGGTCTGCGGCAATGCCTATGAAGGCCTTTGCTGCTCCCCCACGGTCCTCACGAACGTGAAGCTCGGCTCACCTTTCTGCTGCGAAGAAACTTTCGGTCCCGTGGTATCGGTCATAGAAGTGGAGAGCGTGGAACAGGCGGTCTCCATTGCGAACGATACCATGTACGGCCTCTCGGCAAGCGTCTTCACGGGGGATTTTATGAAAGGGTTGGAGATCGCGGAGCGCATCGAATCCGGTATAGTCCATGTGAACGACCAGACGGTTCATGATGAGCCCCAGGTACCTTTCGGAGGCATCAAAGACAGCGGCTGGGGCAGGTTCGGTGGCAAGGCTGCCCTTGAAGAATTTACGGAGCTGCGCTGGATAAGCGTGCAGCGCACGCCGCGCCAGTACCCGTTTTAG